From one Musa acuminata AAA Group cultivar baxijiao chromosome BXJ2-6, Cavendish_Baxijiao_AAA, whole genome shotgun sequence genomic stretch:
- the LOC135615310 gene encoding large ribosomal subunit protein uL13w-like → MVSGSGLCARCVVVDARHHMLGRLASILAKELLNGQRVVVVRCEEICLSGGLVRQKMKYLRFLRKRMNTKPSHGPIHFRAPAKILWRTIRGMIPHKTKRGAAALARLKAYEGVPPPYDKIKRMVIPDALKVLRLQPGHRYCLLGRLSSEVGWNYYDTVKELEAKRKERAKVAYERRKQLTKLRLKAEKAAEEKLGSQLDILSPLNY, encoded by the exons ATGGTGTCGGGGTCGGGGCTTTGCGCGAGGTGTGTGGTGGTGGACGCACGCCACCACATGCTGGGCCGGCTGGCGTCCATCCTGGCCAAGGAGCTCCTCAACGGGCAGCGCGTGGTGGTCGTCCGCTGCGAGGAGATCTGCCTCTCCGGCGGGCTCGTCCGCCAGAAGATGAAGTACCTACGCTTCCTCCGCAAGCGCATGAACACCAAGCCTTCCCACGGCCCCATCCACTTCCGTGCCCCCGCCAAGATCCTCTGGCGCACCATCCGTGG GATGATACCTCACAAGACGAAACGTGGGGCTGCGGCGCTGGCAAGGCTCAAGGCGTACGAGGGCGTGCCACCACCTTATGATAAGATTAAGAGGATGGTTATTCCTGATGCACTCAA GGTCTTGAGGCTTCAGCCCGGGCATAGATACTGCTTGCTGGGTCGGCTGTCATCGGAGGTTGGATGGAATTACTATGATACTGTTAAG GAGCTGGAGGCAAAGAGGAAAGAGAGGGCCAAGGTGGCTTATGAAAGGAGAAAGCAGCTCACAAAGCTTAGGTTGAAGGCAGAAAAGGCTGCAGAGGAGAAGCTTGGTTCCCAGCTTGACATCCTATCGCCGTTGAATTACTGA
- the LOC103988899 gene encoding uncharacterized protein At5g39865-like produces MWSPWRKLRLPRRGAASPTPPPPLLPPPPSSFLRSSSSFKDVRSLLGDDDTDDPSTTPYWASLSPSPSPSPSPSPMLSPAPVFHRVRSASSAFRTWCTPPEDLFGLPPGEEKRIVLYYTSLRVVRQTFDDCADVRTILRGLRVAVDERDVSLDAAFMRELKGILGGRRKPLGLPQVFIGGRHFGGAEEIRRLYETGELKRYVEGAAPAVVGVCEGCGDFRFVLCRSCSGSRRCYSEKGGRGFRTCTACNENGLVRCPLCCAHTAV; encoded by the coding sequence ATGTGGTCTCCATGGAGAAAGCTCCGCCTCCCTCGTCGCGGAGCCGCCTCCCCCACGCCCCCGcccccgctgctgccgccgcccccTTCCTCCTTCttgcgctcctcctcctccttcaagGACGTCCGCTCCCTCCTCGGCGATGACGACACCGACGACCCATCCACGACACCCTACTGGGCGTCCCTGTCCCCATCCCCGTCACCATCCCCATCACCGTCTCCGATGCTATCGCCGGCGCCGGTATTTCACCGCGTGCGGTCCGCCTCCTCCGCCTTCCGCACGTGGTGCACCCCGCCGGAGGACCTTTTCGGCCTGCCCCCCGGCGAGGAGAAGCGGATCGTCCTCTACTACACCTCCCTCCGCGTCGTCCGCCAGACCTTCGACGACTGCGCCGACGTCCGGACCATCCTCCGCGGGCTCCGCGTCGCCGTCGACGAGCGCGACGTCTCCCTCGACGCCGCGTTCATGCGGGAGCTAAAGGGCATCCTCGGCGGCCGCCGCAAGCCGCTCGGCCTCCCTCAGGTGTTCATCGGGGGGCGCCACTTCGGCGGGGCCGAGGAGATCCGGCGGCTTTACGAGACCGGGGAGCTGAAGCGGTATGTGGAGGGGGCGGCGCCGGCGGTCGTAGGGGTATGCGAGGGCTGCGGCGACTTCCGCTTCGTACTCTGTCGGAGCTGCAGCGGATCCCGCCGGTGCTACTCCGAGAAGGGCGGCAGGGGATTCCGGACATGCACCGCCTGCAACGAGAACGGCCTCGTGAGGTGCCCACTCTGCTGCGCCCATACCGCCGTCTGA